In one window of Bradyrhizobium sp. AZCC 1721 DNA:
- a CDS encoding electron transfer flavoprotein subunit beta/FixA family protein, with amino-acid sequence MKVLVPVKRVVDFNVKVRVKSDGTGVELANVKMSMNPFDEIAVEEALRLKEAGKATEVVVVSIGPAQASETIRTGLAMGADRGILVKAEGNVEPLAVAKLLKAVADAEKPGLIILGKQAIDDDSNQTGQMLAALLGWSQATFASKLEVEGADFKVTREVDGGLQTVKLKGPAIVTTDLRLNEPRYASLPNIMKAKKKPIDDKSAADYGVDLTPHLEVLKTSEPPGRKGGVKVKDVAELVSKLKTEAGVL; translated from the coding sequence ATGAAGGTTCTTGTGCCGGTAAAGCGGGTGGTCGATTTCAACGTCAAGGTCCGCGTCAAGAGCGACGGAACGGGCGTGGAACTCGCTAACGTGAAGATGTCGATGAATCCGTTCGACGAAATCGCGGTCGAGGAAGCGTTGCGGCTGAAGGAAGCCGGCAAGGCGACCGAGGTGGTGGTGGTGTCGATTGGCCCGGCGCAGGCATCGGAGACGATCCGGACTGGTCTCGCCATGGGCGCCGACCGCGGCATCCTGGTCAAGGCCGAAGGCAATGTCGAGCCGCTGGCGGTCGCGAAGCTTCTCAAAGCCGTAGCGGATGCCGAGAAGCCCGGCCTCATCATTCTCGGCAAGCAGGCGATCGACGACGATTCGAACCAGACCGGCCAGATGCTGGCCGCCCTGCTCGGCTGGTCGCAGGCGACATTTGCCTCCAAGCTCGAAGTCGAAGGCGCAGACTTCAAGGTTACGCGCGAGGTCGACGGCGGCCTGCAGACCGTGAAGCTGAAGGGACCGGCGATCGTCACCACCGACCTGCGGCTGAACGAGCCGCGCTATGCGTCGCTGCCCAACATCATGAAGGCAAAGAAGAAGCCGATCGACGACAAGAGCGCCGCCGATTACGGCGTCGATCTCACGCCGCATCTCGAAGTGCTCAAGACATCGGAACCGCCCGGCCGCAAGGGTGGCGTCAAGGTCAAGGACGTCGCTGAGCTCGTTTCCAAACTCAAGACCGAAGCCGGGGTTCTCTGA
- a CDS encoding electron transfer flavoprotein subunit alpha/FixB family protein: protein MTTLLIAEHDNASIKDATNKTLTAAAALGADVHVLVAGENAKGAADAAAKLAGVKKVLLADNAAYAHDLAEPLAALIVSLASGYDALVAPATSRFKNVMPRVAALLDVMQVSEIIKVVSPDTFERPIYAGNAIQTVKSKDAKKVITVRTSTFAAAGEGGSAPVENAAAAADPGLSSFIGEEVAKSDRPELTSAKIIVSGGRAMQSRENFAKYIEPLADKLGAGVGASRAAVDAGYAPNDWQVGQTGKVVAPELYVAIGISGAIQHLAGMKDSKVIVAINKDEDAPIFQVADYGLVADLYQAVPELTDALGKLGK from the coding sequence ATGACGACGCTATTGATTGCCGAACACGACAACGCGTCGATCAAGGATGCCACCAACAAGACGCTGACGGCAGCCGCTGCGCTCGGCGCCGACGTGCACGTGCTGGTCGCCGGCGAGAACGCCAAGGGTGCGGCCGATGCCGCAGCCAAGCTTGCCGGCGTCAAGAAGGTGCTGCTCGCGGACAATGCCGCCTATGCCCATGATCTCGCCGAGCCGCTGGCCGCGCTGATCGTGTCGCTGGCCTCCGGTTACGATGCTCTCGTCGCGCCTGCGACCTCGCGCTTCAAGAACGTGATGCCGCGCGTCGCAGCTCTGCTCGACGTGATGCAGGTGTCCGAGATCATCAAGGTGGTTTCGCCCGATACCTTCGAGCGGCCGATCTATGCCGGCAACGCGATCCAGACGGTGAAGTCCAAGGACGCCAAGAAGGTCATCACGGTGCGGACTTCGACCTTTGCCGCGGCAGGTGAGGGCGGCAGTGCTCCGGTGGAGAACGCCGCCGCTGCGGCCGATCCGGGCCTCTCCAGCTTCATCGGCGAAGAGGTGGCGAAGAGCGACCGTCCGGAACTGACCTCGGCAAAGATCATCGTTTCCGGCGGCCGCGCCATGCAGAGCCGCGAGAACTTTGCCAAGTATATCGAGCCGCTCGCCGACAAGCTCGGCGCCGGCGTCGGCGCCTCGCGCGCCGCGGTCGATGCCGGCTATGCGCCCAACGACTGGCAGGTCGGCCAGACCGGCAAGGTGGTCGCTCCGGAACTATACGTCGCAATCGGCATCTCCGGCGCGATCCAGCATCTCGCCGGCATGAAGGATTCCAAGGTGATCGTTGCGATCAACAAGGATGAAGACGCGCCGATCTTCCAGGTCGCCGATTATGGCCTGGTCGCGGACCTCTACCAGGCGGTTCCTGAACTGACCGACGCGCTCGGCAAGCTCGGAAAGTAA
- a CDS encoding 3-hydroxybutyryl-CoA dehydrogenase codes for MAVTIKKVGVIGSGQMGHGIAHVAALAGLDVVLNDVSDERLKSAMATINGHLSRQVAKQIITEDARKKALERITSTETLDGLSDCDLVIETAVEKEEVKRKIFHELCAVLKPEAIVATNSSSISITRLAASTDRPERFIGIHFMNPVPQMELVELIRGIATDDLTFDTAREFVTKLGKQIAVSEDFPAFIVNRILLPMINEAIYTLYEGVGNVEAIDAAMKLGAHHPMGPLELADFIGLDTCLSIMQVLHEGLADSKYRPCPLLVKYVEAGWLGRKTQRGFYDYRGDKPVPTR; via the coding sequence ATGGCGGTGACAATCAAGAAGGTCGGCGTGATCGGCTCGGGCCAGATGGGCCACGGGATTGCGCATGTGGCGGCGCTCGCCGGCTTGGACGTGGTGCTCAACGACGTCTCCGACGAACGACTGAAATCGGCGATGGCGACCATCAACGGCCATTTGTCGCGCCAGGTTGCCAAGCAGATCATTACCGAGGACGCGCGCAAGAAGGCGCTGGAGCGGATTACCTCCACCGAGACGCTCGACGGGCTTTCGGATTGCGACCTCGTAATCGAGACCGCGGTCGAAAAGGAAGAGGTCAAGCGCAAGATCTTTCACGAACTCTGCGCGGTATTGAAGCCGGAAGCGATCGTCGCCACCAACTCCTCGTCGATCTCGATCACCCGGCTCGCCGCCTCGACCGACCGTCCCGAGCGCTTCATCGGCATTCACTTCATGAATCCGGTGCCGCAGATGGAACTGGTCGAGCTGATCCGCGGCATCGCCACCGACGATTTGACGTTCGACACCGCCAGGGAATTCGTCACGAAACTCGGCAAGCAGATCGCGGTGTCCGAGGATTTCCCGGCGTTCATCGTCAACCGCATCCTGCTGCCGATGATCAACGAGGCGATCTACACGCTCTATGAGGGTGTCGGCAACGTCGAGGCGATCGACGCCGCCATGAAGCTCGGCGCGCACCATCCGATGGGGCCGCTGGAACTGGCCGATTTCATCGGGCTCGATACCTGTCTGTCGATCATGCAGGTACTGCATGAGGGGCTGGCGGATTCGAAATACCGGCCGTGCCCGCTCTTGGTGAAATATGTTGAAGCCGGTTGGCTGGGGCGCAAAACCCAGCGCGGTTTCTACGACTACCGCGGCGACAAACCGGTCCCGACGCGCTGA
- a CDS encoding putative motility protein: protein MDMMAMVSSMLAMQAAGTQQQIQTSIIKQNADAEKAAVQTLLGTPSTANLAPGVGGNLNIAA from the coding sequence ATGGATATGATGGCTATGGTTTCGAGCATGCTTGCGATGCAGGCGGCGGGCACGCAGCAGCAGATCCAGACCTCGATCATCAAGCAGAATGCGGACGCCGAGAAGGCCGCGGTTCAAACGCTGCTCGGCACGCCCTCGACCGCCAATCTCGCCCCCGGCGTCGGCGGCAACCTCAATATTGCGGCTTGA
- the tlpA gene encoding thiol:disulfide interchange protein TlpA yields MPEMSPPRPATRRRIPIAIGAVAAAGVVGLGAFYGLGGFKRGTGGDPSCAAAVELARKISPLAHGEVAALTMATTPLRLPDLAFEDAEGKPRKLSEWRGKTVLVNLWATWCVPCRKEMPALDSLQAKLGGKDFEVVAINIDTRDPEKPKNFLKEANLTRLGYFADQKAKVFQDLKSIGKALGMPTSLLVDAQGCEIANLAGPAEWASDDAIKLIKAAMQPMKAGS; encoded by the coding sequence ATGCCCGAAATGTCCCCGCCCCGCCCCGCCACGAGGCGCCGGATCCCGATCGCCATCGGCGCGGTAGCGGCTGCGGGCGTCGTCGGATTGGGCGCGTTTTACGGGCTCGGCGGCTTCAAGCGCGGAACGGGCGGCGATCCGTCCTGTGCGGCAGCCGTCGAACTGGCCCGCAAGATATCGCCACTGGCGCATGGCGAGGTGGCCGCGCTGACCATGGCGACGACACCGCTGCGGCTGCCCGACCTCGCCTTCGAGGATGCCGAGGGTAAGCCAAGAAAGCTGTCGGAATGGCGCGGCAAGACGGTGCTGGTGAACCTGTGGGCCACCTGGTGCGTGCCTTGTCGCAAGGAAATGCCGGCACTCGACAGCCTGCAGGCCAAGCTCGGCGGCAAGGATTTCGAGGTGGTCGCCATCAACATTGACACCCGCGACCCCGAGAAACCGAAGAACTTCCTGAAAGAGGCCAATCTGACCCGGCTCGGCTATTTCGCCGACCAGAAAGCCAAGGTTTTTCAGGATCTTAAGAGCATAGGCAAGGCACTGGGCATGCCGACCTCGCTGCTAGTGGACGCCCAGGGCTGCGAGATCGCCAACCTTGCCGGTCCCGCCGAATGGGCCAGTGACGACGCCATCAAGCTGATCAAGGCCGCGATGCAGCCGATGAAGGCGGGGAGTTAG
- the argH gene encoding argininosuccinate lyase — MSNKMWGGRFSERPDAIMEEINVSIDVDRHLYAQDIAASKAHAAMLAAQGIITASDAKNIGKGLDTILSEIGKGSFDFKRALEDIHMNVESRLSELIGPAAGRLHTARSRNDQVATDFRLYVRDTIDEMDAALAAFQHALAARALEHAATVMPGFTHLQTAQPVTFGHHLLAYVEMAARDRGRFADARKRLNESPLGAAALAGTSFPIDRAATAKALGFERPMANSLDAVSDRDFVLETLSAASIAAVHMSRFAEEIVIWTSPLVGLVRLSDKFTTGSSIMPQKRNPDAAELVRAKTGRVIGALNGLLIVMKGLPLAYQKDMQEDKQGAMEAFSALSLAIRAMTGMVLDLVPDEARMKAAAGEGYATATDLADWLVRMLKMPFRDAHHVTGRIVALASKQGVALHELPLKVMQEVEPDITADALRVLSVEASVKSRTSYGGTAPKNVLSQAKAWLKRLEKEQKSG, encoded by the coding sequence ATGAGCAACAAGATGTGGGGCGGCCGGTTCAGCGAGCGCCCCGATGCGATCATGGAGGAAATCAACGTCTCGATCGACGTCGATCGTCACCTCTATGCCCAGGACATTGCCGCGTCCAAGGCCCACGCTGCAATGCTTGCCGCGCAAGGCATTATCACCGCGAGTGATGCGAAAAATATCGGCAAGGGTCTAGACACGATTTTGTCAGAGATCGGCAAGGGCTCGTTCGACTTCAAGCGCGCGCTCGAAGACATCCATATGAATGTCGAGAGCCGGCTTTCCGAATTGATAGGGCCCGCCGCGGGGCGGCTGCACACCGCTCGCTCGCGCAACGACCAGGTGGCGACCGATTTCCGGCTCTATGTCCGCGACACGATCGACGAGATGGATGCGGCGCTGGCCGCCTTCCAGCATGCTTTGGCTGCCCGCGCGCTGGAGCATGCCGCAACCGTGATGCCGGGCTTCACTCATCTGCAGACCGCCCAGCCCGTCACCTTCGGGCATCATCTGCTCGCCTATGTCGAGATGGCGGCGCGCGACCGCGGCCGTTTTGCCGACGCGCGCAAGCGGCTGAACGAATCGCCGCTCGGCGCCGCGGCGCTCGCCGGAACCTCGTTTCCGATCGATCGCGCTGCCACGGCCAAGGCGCTCGGCTTCGAACGCCCCATGGCCAATTCGCTGGATGCGGTATCGGACCGCGACTTCGTGCTCGAAACCCTATCGGCGGCGTCGATCGCGGCCGTGCATATGTCGCGCTTTGCCGAGGAGATCGTGATCTGGACCTCGCCGCTGGTGGGGCTGGTGCGGCTCTCCGACAAGTTCACCACCGGCTCCTCGATCATGCCGCAGAAGCGCAATCCGGACGCGGCCGAACTGGTGCGCGCCAAGACCGGCCGGGTGATCGGCGCGCTCAACGGGCTTTTGATCGTGATGAAGGGGCTGCCGCTCGCCTATCAAAAGGACATGCAGGAGGACAAGCAGGGCGCGATGGAGGCGTTTTCCGCGCTCTCGCTCGCGATTCGCGCCATGACCGGCATGGTGCTCGATCTCGTCCCCGACGAGGCGCGGATGAAGGCCGCGGCCGGCGAGGGCTACGCCACCGCCACCGATCTCGCCGACTGGCTGGTGCGGATGCTGAAAATGCCGTTCCGCGACGCCCATCATGTTACCGGGCGAATCGTGGCGCTCGCGTCGAAGCAGGGCGTGGCGCTGCACGAATTGCCGCTCAAGGTGATGCAGGAGGTCGAGCCTGACATCACCGCGGACGCCCTGCGCGTGCTGTCGGTGGAGGCCTCGGTCAAAAGCCGGACCAGTTATGGCGGCACCGCGCCGAAGAACGTGCTTTCGCAGGCCAAAGCCTGGCTGAAACGGCTGGAAAAAGAGCAAAAATCGGGCTGA
- the lptM gene encoding LPS translocon maturation chaperone LptM: MISNYRPSSSGWAIIVLSVTALALGGCGRKGGLDLPPSAPPQAQATSDTEAERAAQPGVFNSTYGSEAGPSAPKGGKKKFVLDPLLD; this comes from the coding sequence GTGATCAGTAACTACCGCCCGTCATCGTCGGGATGGGCCATCATCGTGTTGAGTGTGACCGCGCTCGCACTCGGCGGCTGCGGACGCAAGGGCGGGCTCGATTTGCCGCCAAGTGCGCCGCCGCAGGCGCAGGCCACGTCGGATACCGAGGCCGAGCGCGCGGCGCAGCCCGGCGTCTTCAATTCGACCTATGGATCCGAGGCGGGCCCCAGCGCCCCCAAGGGCGGCAAGAAGAAATTCGTTCTCGATCCGCTGCTGGACTGA
- the lysA gene encoding diaminopimelate decarboxylase, which produces MNHFDYRNGVLHAEAVNLSELADAVGTPFYCYSTATLERHYRVFTEAFAGEKTLVCYAMKANSNQAVLRTLAKLGAGADVVSGGELKRALAAGIPPGKILFSGVGKTEMELRAALAADILCINVESEPELELLSKLAVETGKTARISLRVNPDVDAGTHAKIATGKSENKFGIPIARAREVYARAASLPGIEVTGTDMHIGSQITDLSKMETAFRILSEFVQTLRADGHTISHIDFGGGLGIPYHADREAPPLPSAYAAMVKRVTHNLGCTLMFEPGRMIVGNAGILVSRVIYVKPGEAKNFVIIDAAMNDLIRPTLYEAHHDILPVREPAKDARTITADVVGPVCETGDYLALDRNLPEPKAGDLLAIMTAGAYGAVQSGFYNTRPLVPEVLVKDDQYAVVRPRIEVDELIAMDKPAPWL; this is translated from the coding sequence ATGAATCACTTCGACTATCGCAACGGCGTGCTGCACGCCGAGGCCGTGAATCTGTCCGAACTCGCGGATGCCGTTGGCACGCCGTTCTATTGCTATTCGACCGCGACGCTGGAGCGCCACTACCGCGTCTTCACCGAGGCCTTTGCCGGCGAGAAGACGCTGGTCTGCTACGCCATGAAGGCCAATTCCAACCAGGCGGTGCTGCGCACGCTGGCGAAACTTGGTGCCGGCGCCGATGTCGTCTCCGGCGGCGAGTTGAAGCGGGCGCTGGCGGCGGGGATTCCGCCCGGCAAGATTCTGTTTTCCGGCGTCGGCAAGACCGAGATGGAACTGCGCGCGGCGCTCGCGGCCGATATCCTCTGCATCAACGTCGAGTCCGAACCCGAACTGGAACTGCTGTCGAAGCTCGCGGTCGAGACCGGCAAGACCGCGCGGATTTCGTTGCGGGTCAACCCTGACGTCGACGCCGGCACGCATGCCAAGATCGCCACCGGCAAGTCCGAGAACAAGTTCGGCATTCCCATTGCACGCGCACGCGAGGTCTATGCCCGTGCGGCCAGCTTACCGGGGATCGAGGTGACCGGCACCGATATGCACATCGGCAGCCAGATCACTGATCTCTCCAAGATGGAAACCGCGTTCCGGATTCTTTCCGAATTCGTGCAGACGCTGCGCGCCGACGGCCACACGATCTCGCATATCGATTTCGGCGGCGGGCTCGGCATCCCCTATCACGCCGACCGCGAGGCGCCGCCATTGCCGTCGGCCTATGCCGCGATGGTCAAGCGGGTGACGCACAATCTCGGTTGTACGCTGATGTTCGAGCCCGGGCGGATGATCGTCGGCAATGCCGGCATCCTCGTCTCCCGCGTCATCTATGTGAAGCCGGGCGAAGCCAAGAACTTCGTCATCATCGACGCCGCGATGAACGATCTGATCCGCCCGACGCTCTACGAAGCCCACCATGACATCCTCCCGGTTCGCGAGCCGGCCAAGGATGCGCGGACGATCACGGCCGACGTGGTCGGACCCGTCTGCGAGACCGGCGACTATCTCGCGCTCGATCGCAATTTGCCCGAGCCCAAGGCCGGCGATCTCCTGGCCATCATGACCGCCGGCGCCTATGGCGCGGTGCAATCCGGCTTCTACAATACGCGGCCTTTGGTGCCGGAAGTCCTGGTCAAGGACGACCAGTACGCCGTGGTCCGCCCCCGCATCGAGGTCGATGAACTGATCGCGATGGATAAGCCGGCGCCGTGGCTGTGA
- a CDS encoding NAD(P)-dependent oxidoreductase, producing the protein MEIGFIGLGKMGFPMARRLIEAKHQLTVFDTRQEAIGKLGALGAQAASSPKDIADRCETVLASLPSLQASLDVATGAGGVIEGRRVKRFVDLSTVGSQMAARIHGLLAKNDIVQIDSPVSGGVGGAEKGTLAVMVSGPRADYELTKPALDVIGKVFFIGEKPGSAQTMKLANNFLSATAMVATSEAVVMGVKAGLDPAVMIDVINAGSGLNTASRDKFPRSVLPRSFDFGFATGLMVKDVRLALEEMKSLGLSMEVAEAVGRLWEIIIRDEGAESDFTAAIKPIEKAAGVVVGGGGKRSNAAK; encoded by the coding sequence ATGGAAATCGGATTCATCGGCCTCGGGAAGATGGGCTTCCCGATGGCGCGCCGCCTGATCGAGGCCAAGCATCAACTCACCGTGTTCGATACGCGGCAGGAAGCCATAGGCAAGCTCGGCGCGCTCGGCGCGCAGGCGGCATCGTCGCCGAAGGATATCGCCGACCGCTGCGAGACGGTGCTGGCGAGCCTGCCGTCGCTGCAGGCGTCGCTTGACGTGGCGACCGGCGCAGGTGGCGTGATCGAAGGGAGGCGCGTCAAACGCTTCGTCGATCTCTCTACCGTCGGCTCGCAGATGGCGGCCAGGATTCACGGTCTTCTGGCGAAGAATGACATCGTGCAGATCGACAGCCCCGTCAGCGGCGGCGTCGGCGGCGCCGAGAAGGGAACGCTGGCCGTGATGGTCTCCGGCCCGCGCGCCGATTACGAGTTGACAAAACCCGCGCTCGACGTGATCGGAAAAGTGTTTTTCATCGGCGAAAAGCCCGGCTCGGCGCAAACGATGAAACTGGCGAACAACTTCCTGTCGGCGACCGCGATGGTGGCGACGTCGGAAGCGGTTGTGATGGGCGTCAAGGCAGGGCTCGATCCAGCCGTCATGATCGACGTCATCAACGCAGGTTCCGGGCTGAACACGGCAAGCCGTGACAAGTTTCCGCGCTCGGTGCTGCCGCGCAGTTTCGATTTCGGCTTTGCCACGGGACTGATGGTGAAGGACGTGCGACTTGCGCTGGAGGAGATGAAATCGCTGGGACTGTCGATGGAAGTCGCCGAAGCGGTCGGCCGGCTCTGGGAGATCATCATCCGCGACGAGGGCGCGGAGTCGGATTTCACCGCGGCGATCAAGCCGATCGAAAAGGCGGCGGGAGTCGTGGTCGGCGGTGGCGGGAAGAGAAGTAACGCGGCCAAATAG
- a CDS encoding carboxymuconolactone decarboxylase family protein, with the protein MDQKTHDKGLEIRKAVLGEAYVDNALKSADSFNKPFQELVTEYCWGAVWGREELPRKTRSMLNLAMISILNRPHELKAHIKGALTNGVSRDEIREIFMQVSIYAGIPAGVDSFRIAREVFAELDKG; encoded by the coding sequence ATGGACCAGAAGACACACGACAAGGGGCTGGAAATTCGCAAAGCGGTGCTCGGCGAGGCCTATGTCGACAACGCGCTGAAGAGCGCCGATAGTTTTAACAAGCCGTTCCAGGAACTCGTCACCGAATATTGCTGGGGCGCGGTGTGGGGCCGCGAGGAACTGCCGCGCAAGACCCGCAGCATGCTCAATCTGGCCATGATCTCGATCCTGAACCGTCCGCACGAACTGAAGGCGCACATCAAGGGCGCGCTGACCAACGGCGTCAGCCGCGACGAGATCCGCGAGATCTTCATGCAGGTTTCGATCTATGCCGGCATCCCTGCCGGCGTCGACAGCTTTCGCATCGCGCGCGAGGTGTTCGCGGAATTGGACAAGGGCTGA
- a CDS encoding TIGR02302 family protein, whose translation MSGATPDPTKPAREPDAVARLQLTQALQRAQYAIAWERTWPGLVRFLSVIGLFLVVSWAGLWLALPFLARAICLGLFALAALAALFPLVRFRWPSREEALSRLDRGTGIRHRPATALTDTLSISDPIAQALWREQRERTLASIKRIRAGLPSPRLAIHDPWALRALVMVMLAAAYVAAGDERRLRIAAAFDWNGVLAPANVRVDAWVTPPLYTGKPPVILSAANRDAASPDSGAPLPVPAGSTLLVRSSGGNIDVVVGGGVTEVAPSEQAPKGTNERHFKITGDGTAHVRAPSGQPLWRFAATPDRAPTISLAKDPERQARGSLQTSYKLEDDYGVTEARAQFAVRVPDSGKEGNKEGNKEDKSKEAEKAEPRPLFEPPQFALVLPNARTRNGVGQTVKDLSEDPYAGADVTLTLTAKDEAGNEGRSEPFNMRLPERLFTKPLARALIEQRRILALDANQNSQVYTALDALMIAPELFTPEAGHYLGLFSVKHQLEEARTDAALREVVASMWALAVTIEDGNITDVEKALRAAQDALKQALERGATDEEIKKLTDNLRAALDNFLRQLAEQFRNNPQQQARPLDPNTKMLSQQDLKNMLDRLERMSRSGDKDAAKQLLEQLQQMLENLQMAQPGQGGDNEMEQALNELGDMIRKQQQLRDKTYKQGQDSRRDRMRGKQGDKQGDQGMGDLQQDQQGLRDRLKKLQEELAKRGMGPGQRGQQGQRGDQQGQQGQGQQGQGGEQGDGEDGLDQADSAMGDATGRLGEGNADGAVDSQGRALDALRKGAQSLAEAMQQGDGDQPGDGPGNPRGRQQGAANSTDPLGRPMRHNEFTDDYSVKIPGEIDVQRVRRILEELRRRLGDPARPQIELDYIERLLKDY comes from the coding sequence TTGAGCGGCGCCACCCCCGACCCCACGAAGCCAGCGCGCGAGCCGGACGCCGTCGCGCGGCTTCAACTGACGCAGGCTCTGCAACGGGCCCAATACGCGATTGCGTGGGAACGTACCTGGCCAGGGCTCGTCCGGTTTCTGAGCGTCATTGGGCTGTTCCTGGTGGTGTCCTGGGCCGGATTGTGGCTGGCGCTGCCGTTCCTTGCACGCGCGATCTGCCTTGGCCTGTTCGCCCTCGCGGCGCTGGCCGCATTGTTCCCGCTCGTGCGGTTTCGCTGGCCGAGCCGCGAAGAGGCGTTGAGCCGGCTCGACCGCGGCACCGGCATTCGCCATCGCCCGGCGACCGCGCTGACCGACACACTCTCGATCAGTGATCCGATCGCGCAGGCGCTGTGGCGGGAGCAGCGGGAGCGCACGCTGGCCTCGATCAAGCGGATCCGCGCCGGGCTGCCTTCGCCGCGGCTGGCGATCCACGACCCCTGGGCGCTGCGTGCGCTGGTCATGGTAATGCTGGCGGCCGCCTATGTCGCCGCCGGCGACGAGCGCCGGCTACGAATTGCTGCGGCATTCGACTGGAACGGCGTGCTGGCGCCGGCCAACGTCCGGGTCGATGCCTGGGTGACTCCGCCGCTCTATACCGGCAAGCCGCCGGTCATTCTGTCTGCCGCCAACAGGGATGCGGCTTCTCCCGATAGCGGGGCACCATTGCCGGTGCCTGCAGGCAGCACGCTGCTGGTGCGTTCCAGCGGCGGCAATATCGACGTCGTGGTCGGCGGCGGCGTGACCGAGGTCGCGCCCAGCGAGCAGGCGCCGAAGGGCACCAACGAACGGCATTTCAAGATCACGGGTGACGGCACCGCGCATGTCCGCGCGCCCTCCGGCCAGCCGCTGTGGCGCTTCGCGGCGACGCCCGACCGTGCCCCGACCATCTCGCTGGCGAAAGATCCGGAGCGTCAGGCCCGCGGCTCGCTGCAGACGTCCTACAAGCTCGAGGATGACTACGGCGTCACCGAAGCGCGCGCGCAATTCGCCGTCCGTGTTCCCGATTCCGGCAAGGAAGGTAACAAGGAAGGTAACAAGGAAGACAAGAGCAAGGAGGCCGAGAAGGCCGAGCCACGGCCGCTGTTCGAGCCGCCGCAGTTTGCGCTGGTGCTGCCGAATGCGCGCACGCGCAATGGCGTCGGCCAGACCGTGAAGGATCTCAGCGAGGATCCCTATGCCGGCGCCGATGTGACGCTGACGCTCACGGCCAAGGACGAGGCCGGCAATGAGGGCAGGAGCGAGCCGTTCAACATGCGGCTGCCGGAACGGCTGTTCACCAAGCCGCTCGCCCGCGCCCTGATCGAACAACGCCGCATTCTGGCGCTCGATGCCAATCAGAATTCGCAAGTTTATACCGCCCTCGATGCGCTGATGATCGCGCCGGAACTGTTCACGCCCGAAGCCGGTCACTATCTCGGTCTCTTCAGTGTTAAGCACCAACTGGAGGAGGCGCGCACCGACGCCGCGCTGCGCGAGGTCGTCGCCAGCATGTGGGCGCTTGCCGTCACCATCGAGGACGGCAACATCACCGACGTCGAGAAGGCGCTGCGTGCGGCGCAGGACGCGCTCAAGCAGGCGCTGGAGCGTGGCGCCACCGATGAGGAGATCAAGAAGCTGACGGATAATCTGCGCGCTGCGCTGGACAATTTCCTGCGCCAGCTCGCCGAGCAGTTCCGCAACAACCCGCAGCAACAGGCGCGCCCGCTCGATCCCAACACGAAAATGCTGAGCCAGCAGGATCTCAAGAACATGCTCGACCGGCTGGAGCGGATGTCGCGTTCCGGCGACAAGGATGCCGCCAAGCAGCTATTGGAACAACTACAGCAGATGCTGGAAAATCTGCAGATGGCGCAGCCCGGCCAGGGCGGCGACAACGAGATGGAGCAGGCGCTGAACGAACTCGGCGACATGATCCGCAAGCAGCAGCAATTGCGCGACAAGACCTACAAGCAGGGCCAGGATTCGCGGCGCGACCGCATGCGCGGCAAGCAGGGTGACAAGCAGGGCGATCAGGGCATGGGCGACCTGCAGCAGGACCAGCAGGGCCTGCGCGACCGCCTGAAAAAGTTGCAGGAAGAGCTCGCCAAGCGCGGCATGGGCCCGGGCCAGCGCGGCCAGCAGGGTCAGCGTGGCGACCAGCAGGGCCAGCAGGGTCAAGGCCAGCAGGGGCAAGGCGGCGAGCAAGGCGATGGCGAGGACGGGCTCGATCAGGCCGATTCGGCCATGGGCGATGCCACCGGCCGGCTCGGCGAGGGCAATGCCGATGGCGCGGTGGACTCGCAGGGCCGTGCGCTGGACGCGCTGCGCAAGGGCGCCCAGAGCCTTGCGGAAGCCATGCAGCAGGGTGACGGCGACCAGCCGGGCGACGGCCCCGGCAACCCCAGAGGCCGCCAGCAGGGCGCCGCCAACTCGACCGATCCGCTCGGACGGCCGATGCGCCATAACGAATTCACCGACGACTATTCGGTGAAGATCCCCGGCGAGATCGACGTGCAGCGGGTCCGCCGGATATTGGAAGAACTGCGCCGCCGTCTCGGCGATCCGGCCCGTCCGCAGATCGAACTGGATTACATCGAGCGGCTGTTGAAGGATTATTGA